A part of Rhinolophus ferrumequinum isolate MPI-CBG mRhiFer1 chromosome 11, mRhiFer1_v1.p, whole genome shotgun sequence genomic DNA contains:
- the FIBIN gene encoding fin bud initiation factor homolog, giving the protein MVFLTFLWMGFFCHLCQGYFDGPLYPEMSNGTLHHYFVPDGDYEENDDPEKCQLLFRVSDHRRCSQGEGSQASSLLSLTLREEFTVLGRQVEDAGRVLEGISKSISYDLDGEESYGKYLRRESHQIGDAYSNSDKSLTELESKFKQGQEQDSRQESRLNEDFLGMLVHTKSLLKETLDISVGLRDRYELLALTIRSHGTRLGRLKNDYLKV; this is encoded by the coding sequence ATGGTGTTCCTGACGTTCCTCTGGATGGGTTTCTTCTGCCACCTATGTCAGGGCTACTTCGATGGCCCTCTCTACCCGGAGATGTCCAACGGGACTCTGCACCACTACTTCGTGCCCGACGGGGACTATGAGGAGAACGATGACCCCGAGAAGTGCCAGCTGCTCTTCAGGGTGAGTGACCACCGGCGCTGCTCCCAGGGGGAGGGGAGCCAGGCCAGCAGTCTGCTGAGCCTCACCCTGCGGGAGGAGTTCACGGTGCTGGGCCGCCAGGTGGAGGACGCTGGGCGCGTCCTGGAAGGCATCAGTAAGAGCATCTCCTACGACCTGGACGGGGAAGAGAGCTACGGGAAGTACCTGCGCCGGGAATCTCACCAGATAGGGGATGCCTACTCCAACTCGGACAAGTCCCTCACTGAGCTGGAAAGCAAGTTCAAGCAGGGCCAGGAACAGGACAGCCGGCAGGAGAGCAGGCTCAACGAGGACTTCTTGGGCATGCTGGTCCACACCAAATCCCTGCTGAAGGAGACGCTCGATATTTCTGTGGGGCTCAGGGACAGATACGAGCTGTTGGCCCTCACCATCAGGAGCCATGGGACCCGGCTAGGTCGGCTGAAAAACGATTATCTGAAAGTGTAG